In the genome of Acidimicrobiia bacterium, the window GCAGGCCGCTCACGATGACTTTCGATCAGGGTCGCCTTCAGGATACCCAGTCCACACGGTACTTCATTCGAATCTTGCAGAAGGGGCCGCGAAAACGGGGTCGGAACAATCGGATTCGAGTTGGATCTACCCATCGGCCGCCGACCCATCCTGGCTAGGATCGCCCCCACGGGGGAGGAATCACGAAATGAGCGGACGCGTTCTAACGCTGCGCCCCGGCGAGACCCTTATGGTCGCCGGCGAGCAATCGGATGATGTATATCGGCTTCAATCGGGAGAGCTCGACGTACTCATGACCGTGGGTGACCAGACGCCAATCCGGGCCGCCCGGCTCCATGCCGGCACTCTGGTCGGGGAACTGGCTGCCCTGGCTGGAACTCCTCGCACCGCCACAATCGTGGCAGCCTCAGATTGCGAACTTCTCGGTTACTCCCGGGCGGAGTTCGAGCAGTTGATGGCCGCCGATCCGAATCTGTCGACGGAAGTAACCGAATTGGCCATCCGCCGATTGGACCACAACTCACTTCACCGATTTATCAGCCGCCACATTGGCGGACTCGGTGACGAACTCCAGCGGTCTATCGAGGAACACATAACGTGGAAACGAATTCCAGCAGGCACCACATTGAGAGACGCCGGTACGGTGGCCGAATTCGGGCACGTCGTTCTTACGGGCCGACTCCAGGGCACCACCCCCAAAGGGGTCCGAACCGAGTACGGTCCCGGAGCGTTCATCTCGCCGGAAGCGCTGCTGGCTCCTCGAGTCAGCCAGGAAACTGTGGTCGCCAGCCGGGATACGACCCTGCTCGAAGCACACAGCAGCGACTTCGAGCAGATCCTGGTCTCCCATCCGTCCGCTGTGTTGGCCATCGGCAGCGTCTTTGCCAGAGCCACTCCCGACAATCGAAAGACAGCCGCTACCACGGTTTGCATCGCAGTTACCATCGATCACTCCGGGGACCTTCTGGGCGAACTGTTGACCGAAACCCTTCGTCATGGGACCGCCGAAGTACTCTCATCCGAACGCGCAGACTCCGACCTCGACTGGCCCGGCATCGCACAGTCACCGGTCGGATCCCCCAGGGACTACCGGCTTAGCGAGTTCCTACATGCGCTGGAACTGTCGACGGACCATCTACTGCTCCACACCGACCGCGACCTGACCGAGTGGACCCGGCGGTGCATTCGCCAGGCTGACCGCTTGGTCATTGCCTGTTCCGCCCAACCCGGCGAAGCAGAGCAAAGGCGAATTTCCGAAATCCTTGGCGCGGCGGGGACGGTCCCGACCCAGAATCGGTGGCTGGCCATCATCCACCCTGTCGGTACCGAACGTCCGCGGGGCACGGCA includes:
- a CDS encoding cyclic nucleotide-binding domain-containing protein, coding for MSGRVLTLRPGETLMVAGEQSDDVYRLQSGELDVLMTVGDQTPIRAARLHAGTLVGELAALAGTPRTATIVAASDCELLGYSRAEFEQLMAADPNLSTEVTELAIRRLDHNSLHRFISRHIGGLGDELQRSIEEHITWKRIPAGTTLRDAGTVAEFGHVVLTGRLQGTTPKGVRTEYGPGAFISPEALLAPRVSQETVVASRDTTLLEAHSSDFEQILVSHPSAVLAIGSVFARATPDNRKTAATTVCIAVTIDHSGDLLGELLTETLRHGTAEVLSSERADSDLDWPGIAQSPVGSPRDYRLSEFLHALELSTDHLLLHTDRDLTEWTRRCIRQADRLVIACSAQPGEAEQRRISEILGAAGTVPTQNRWLAIIHPVGTERPRGTAELMDRHGMSNVAHVLTGRTSDTARLARLITGHSTSLVFGGGGARGFAHLGVIRALEETGVPVDTVVGTSIGSVLAGFYATGGSHTESMKLTKKHFADVLDYTIPVVALIKGEKIAHGLREVFGDSEIEDLWHPFACVSTNLTQSTVMVHRRGLVAESIRASLAIPGIIPPVPFGDDLLVDGGVLNNLPIDVAEQEFTPGTIIAVDVAPRTGPHAHLDFGMSVSGWRAAGDRIRHANQYPGTAAILLRSMVTASIRERDRLVEEDIADLYLLLPIHEVAMMDFHESRKVEAAGYEMSKPMIDKWLAEGGWPTATAPWPVGT